In the genome of marine bacterium B5-7, one region contains:
- the glnS gene encoding glutamine--tRNA ligase — MTTKAHTTNFIKNRIDADVAAGKNGGQVVTRFPPEPNGYLHIGHAKSICLNFTTAVDYSGVCHLRMDDTNPLNEKDEYIDAIQRDVQWLGFEWGKHVYFASDYYQQLYDIAVHLIKEGKAFVCSLSADQMRETRGTLTEPGTPSPDRDRSVEDNLDFFARMRADEFEEGQYILRAKIDMAAPNMNLRDPALYRIRKVSHHRTGDAWCIYPMYDYAHALSDAIEGITHSLCTLEFQDHRPLYDWIVEHSGLSAKPQQIEFSRLNLNYTITSKRKLKQLVDSGAVSGWNDPRMPTISGVRRRGYPAKAIRSFCEHIGVSKQDSIIDFSILENHVRDVLNVEALRRMAVLDPIKVIITNYPEDETNTLSVPNHPQDEIQGRRDLTFSRELYIDREDFSDDPPPKYMRLTPEKEVRLMNAYAIKVVEVIKDADGQVQTLHCTYDADTLGGQKPKDGRKIKGVIHWVSAYDAVDAEVRVYERLFNVENPASLDDFMEGLNPDALRVISHAKVEPAVASADAGQAFQFNRIGYFCTDSEEHQADKPVFNRIVSLKEGW; from the coding sequence GTGACCACAAAAGCCCATACGACCAATTTTATTAAGAATCGCATTGATGCCGATGTGGCAGCAGGCAAAAACGGTGGCCAAGTGGTTACGCGTTTCCCACCAGAGCCTAATGGCTATCTGCATATTGGCCATGCCAAGTCGATTTGTTTGAATTTTACGACAGCGGTCGACTACAGCGGCGTTTGTCATTTACGGATGGATGACACTAATCCGTTAAATGAAAAAGATGAATACATCGACGCGATTCAGCGCGATGTGCAATGGTTAGGCTTTGAATGGGGTAAACACGTTTATTTCGCGTCCGATTATTATCAGCAGCTTTACGATATTGCAGTGCACTTAATTAAAGAAGGCAAAGCTTTTGTTTGTAGCCTCTCTGCGGATCAAATGCGTGAAACGCGCGGCACTTTAACGGAGCCGGGTACACCTAGCCCCGATCGCGATCGCAGTGTGGAAGATAATTTAGATTTTTTTGCTCGCATGCGTGCGGATGAGTTTGAAGAAGGGCAATATATTTTGCGTGCGAAGATTGATATGGCTGCACCCAATATGAACTTGCGTGATCCAGCCTTGTATCGTATTCGCAAAGTGTCGCATCATCGCACAGGCGATGCATGGTGTATTTATCCGATGTATGATTACGCACATGCTTTATCGGATGCGATTGAAGGCATTACGCATTCTCTGTGTACGCTAGAGTTTCAAGATCATCGTCCTTTGTACGATTGGATTGTTGAACATAGTGGTTTAAGTGCGAAACCACAGCAAATTGAATTTTCACGTTTAAATTTAAATTATACGATCACGAGTAAACGAAAGCTTAAACAACTTGTTGACTCGGGTGCGGTTAGCGGTTGGAATGATCCACGTATGCCGACCATCAGTGGTGTGCGTCGCCGGGGTTATCCGGCAAAAGCGATCCGCAGTTTCTGCGAACATATCGGTGTGTCTAAGCAAGATTCCATTATTGATTTTTCTATTTTAGAAAACCATGTGCGCGATGTATTAAATGTTGAGGCGCTACGTCGTATGGCCGTTTTGGATCCGATCAAAGTGATTATCACAAATTATCCTGAAGATGAAACCAATACTTTATCCGTGCCTAATCATCCGCAAGATGAAATACAAGGTCGGCGTGATTTAACCTTTAGTCGAGAGTTGTATATCGATCGTGAAGATTTTAGTGACGATCCGCCGCCTAAATATATGCGTTTAACGCCAGAGAAAGAAGTCCGTTTAATGAATGCCTACGCTATTAAAGTGGTCGAGGTGATTAAGGATGCAGACGGTCAAGTGCAAACACTGCATTGTACTTATGATGCGGATACCTTGGGCGGACAAAAACCCAAAGATGGTCGTAAGATTAAAGGCGTGATTCATTGGGTGTCGGCGTATGATGCCGTCGATGCCGAGGTGCGTGTTTACGAGCGTTTATTCAATGTTGAAAATCCTGCAAGCTTGGATGATTTTATGGAAGGTTTAAATCCTGATGCATTGCGTGTGATCTCACATGCAAAGGTTGAGCCAGCGGTCGCAAGCGCTGATGCGGGCCAAGCGTTTCAATTTAACCGTATTGGCTACTTCTGCACGGACAGCGAAGAGCACCAAGCCGACAAGCCTGTCTTTAACCGTATCGTGAGTTTGAAGGAAGGGTGGTAA
- a CDS encoding cell division protein Fic: MDKNTRISQIVRVFHGDYLPEQDVLLVGYSAIIFFFDIKTPFPDQLAALSHKHRQYTQGRWSMYTPRHKPDLSLFGHLKFALRYEGIDLLVLKKLFLQIDGQWLVDELMAEPRSAYVRRLWFLYEWLLEEELPIANVSDGNFVDVLDTKLQFAGPSRSSKRHRIRNNLPGVPGFCPLIRKTEKLQQAVDQDFHQQSQSLLGAVHPDMLRRAAAFMLLKDTKASFAIEGESLSRNRSERWTNIIAQAGVHPLSYDEIVRLQLALIEDPRFTQIGYREEGGFIGEHDRITGHPIPDHISAKWQDVVPLMDALIETEKLLKDSDIDAVIAATVIAFGFVFIHPLEDGNGRIHRYLIHHELIQKQFGMPGVVFPVSSVMFDRILKYRETLEHFSKPRLPMFQWRGTEAGNVEVLNETADFYRYFDATHQAEFLYDCIQETIETTLPEEIDYLAKYDRMKQYITQYIDMPDRLVDLLIRFLRQSQGKLSKRARRKEFYALTDDEVGRIEGQYAEIFQQED, from the coding sequence ATGGATAAAAATACACGGATTTCACAGATTGTACGCGTTTTTCATGGCGATTATCTGCCAGAGCAGGATGTGCTGTTGGTGGGGTATTCTGCAATAATTTTCTTTTTTGATATCAAAACACCCTTCCCAGATCAGCTTGCTGCGCTTAGTCACAAGCATCGGCAATATACCCAGGGCCGGTGGTCTATGTATACACCGCGCCACAAGCCAGATCTCAGTTTATTTGGGCATCTGAAATTTGCGCTTCGCTATGAGGGTATTGATCTTTTAGTGCTAAAAAAGCTCTTTCTACAAATAGACGGGCAATGGCTTGTTGATGAGTTGATGGCAGAGCCGCGGAGTGCTTACGTGCGGCGTCTTTGGTTTTTATATGAATGGTTATTAGAAGAAGAATTACCGATAGCAAATGTCAGTGATGGTAACTTTGTGGACGTGCTGGATACCAAATTACAATTTGCAGGCCCCAGTCGTTCATCAAAGCGTCATCGCATTCGAAATAATTTGCCAGGTGTTCCTGGATTTTGCCCGCTTATTCGGAAAACAGAAAAACTACAGCAAGCTGTCGATCAAGATTTTCACCAACAATCACAATCATTATTAGGTGCCGTACATCCAGATATGTTGCGTCGAGCGGCTGCATTTATGTTGCTGAAAGATACTAAAGCATCTTTTGCCATTGAGGGTGAATCACTTTCCCGTAACCGTAGTGAACGTTGGACAAATATCATTGCGCAAGCTGGTGTGCATCCATTGTCTTACGATGAGATAGTGCGTTTGCAGCTTGCCTTAATCGAAGATCCGCGTTTTACACAAATCGGTTATCGAGAAGAGGGTGGATTTATCGGGGAGCATGATCGCATCACTGGTCATCCGATTCCTGATCACATCTCTGCAAAGTGGCAAGATGTGGTTCCGTTGATGGATGCGTTGATAGAAACAGAAAAATTACTTAAAGATAGTGATATCGATGCTGTAATCGCTGCGACGGTGATAGCATTTGGTTTTGTGTTTATTCATCCTTTGGAAGATGGTAATGGCCGTATTCATCGTTATCTGATTCATCATGAGTTGATACAAAAACAATTTGGTATGCCTGGTGTTGTCTTTCCTGTTTCTTCAGTGATGTTTGATCGTATTTTAAAATACCGAGAAACCTTAGAACATTTTTCTAAACCGCGCTTACCAATGTTCCAGTGGCGGGGGACTGAAGCAGGCAATGTTGAGGTGCTGAATGAAACAGCTGACTTCTATCGTTACTTTGATGCAACGCATCAAGCTGAATTTCTGTATGATTGTATTCAAGAAACGATTGAAACCACATTGCCAGAAGAAATAGATTATCTTGCTAAATATGATCGTATGAAACAATACATTACGCAATACATTGATATGCCAGATCGCTTGGTTGATTTACTCATTCGTTTTCTACGTCAATCGCAAGGTAAGTTGTCCAAACGTGCGAGAAGAAAAGAGTTTTATGCGCTAACGGACGATGAGGTTGGTAGGATTGAAGGTCAGTACGCGGAGATTTTTCAGCAAGAGGATTAG
- the crcB gene encoding putative fluoride ion transporter CrcB, with protein MMKSALWVGVGGFSGAILRYSITAWVGNALVATFSINVLGCFLIGFTTAWLATMFPSYQAIRLLLITGFLGSFTTFSTYGMDGFKLLKDGVNVTALFYIVAQVVVGILMVYGGDALFKKFC; from the coding sequence ATGATGAAATCAGCATTATGGGTAGGAGTGGGCGGATTTTCTGGTGCGATTTTGCGCTATTCTATCACCGCTTGGGTGGGCAATGCTTTAGTAGCAACTTTTTCCATCAACGTGCTTGGTTGTTTTCTGATTGGTTTTACCACCGCCTGGTTAGCGACAATGTTTCCTAGCTATCAAGCGATACGTTTGTTGTTAATTACAGGATTCTTGGGTAGCTTCACGACGTTTTCAACTTACGGGATGGATGGTTTTAAGTTACTGAAAGATGGCGTGAATGTGACGGCATTATTTTATATTGTTGCGCAAGTTGTTGTGGGTATTTTGATGGTGTATGGCGGCGATGCCTTGTTTAAAAAATTCTGTTGA
- the thiE gene encoding thiamine-phosphate synthase, with protein MLSHLLKLTLVTYRQATPIDQYLKFIETCAKAGVTFVQLREKSDVPDDFLLGFGRDLKALLSSYGIPLIVNDRVDIACQIDAAGVHIGQRDSHALIARSMLGDDKWIGLSVDAIEHVRQAQRLPIDYLGATIFPSQSKKDIEKLWGLEGLKKITQISQKPIVGIGGMNTTNTDVVMQEGAAGIAVIGAIHRAIDPVGVIQCLRAATEKTDQNRLTMRG; from the coding sequence ATGTTAAGCCACTTACTAAAGCTCACACTTGTCACATACCGGCAAGCGACGCCCATCGATCAATATCTAAAATTTATCGAAACCTGCGCCAAAGCAGGGGTTACATTCGTACAGTTGCGAGAAAAAAGTGATGTGCCCGATGATTTTTTGCTGGGATTTGGCCGAGATCTCAAAGCACTCCTAAGCTCATACGGTATCCCATTGATTGTGAATGATCGTGTTGATATTGCGTGCCAGATTGATGCTGCTGGTGTGCATATTGGTCAACGGGATAGCCATGCATTGATTGCACGTAGCATGCTAGGGGATGACAAATGGATAGGTTTATCCGTTGATGCGATTGAACACGTGAGGCAAGCACAGCGATTGCCAATTGACTACCTGGGTGCGACAATTTTTCCTTCGCAAAGTAAAAAGGATATTGAAAAATTATGGGGATTGGAAGGCTTAAAAAAAATAACACAAATTTCTCAAAAACCTATTGTGGGTATTGGCGGAATGAATACAACTAACACAGATGTAGTGATGCAAGAGGGCGCGGCAGGCATTGCTGTTATTGGCGCGATTCATCGTGCCATCGATCCTGTGGGTGTGATTCAATGTTTACGTGCTGCGACGGAAAAAACTGATCAGAACCGTTTGACTATGCGAGGATGA
- the thiM gene encoding hydroxyethylthiazole kinase yields the protein MEIEKPVILCLTNTVTINWVANVLLACGAAPIMSHDAREIDELLSISKALYINIGTLSAPFTALVTHAVNSAKQIGIPIVLDPVGAGASALRTNTAKALLPYVDVLRGNASEILALAEMDAQTQGVEAVHTTKEAMSAAVQLAKENKLVVAISGKEDFITNGYRRVSCQGGSDLSPYVTGMGCALTAMIAACCARMSCHFDAAHAAVTQMNECAEKTDVDGPGTFQAALLDTLFSEETYYV from the coding sequence ATGGAAATAGAAAAGCCTGTGATACTTTGTCTTACCAATACCGTAACCATCAATTGGGTCGCTAATGTGTTACTAGCCTGCGGCGCAGCGCCCATCATGAGTCATGATGCACGTGAAATTGACGAGTTGTTATCGATAAGCAAAGCACTCTACATTAATATTGGTACCTTGAGCGCGCCATTTACTGCGCTTGTGACGCATGCAGTAAATTCTGCTAAACAGATAGGGATCCCTATTGTGCTTGATCCTGTGGGGGCTGGCGCTAGTGCTTTGCGTACAAATACAGCAAAAGCATTGTTACCTTATGTCGATGTGTTGCGAGGGAATGCGAGTGAAATATTAGCGCTAGCAGAGATGGATGCTCAAACACAAGGTGTAGAAGCTGTGCATACAACGAAAGAAGCAATGTCTGCAGCGGTACAATTAGCGAAAGAAAATAAGTTAGTTGTTGCTATCAGCGGAAAAGAAGATTTTATTACCAATGGCTATCGGCGGGTCAGTTGTCAGGGCGGTTCTGATTTATCACCTTATGTTACTGGCATGGGGTGTGCATTGACAGCAATGATTGCAGCATGTTGTGCAAGAATGTCTTGTCACTTTGACGCAGCACATGCAGCTGTTACACAGATGAATGAATGTGCTGAAAAAACCGACGTAGATGGCCCAGGTACTTTTCAGGCAGCATTACTCGATACATTATTTTCTGAGGAAACATATTATGTTTGA
- the thiL gene encoding thiamine-monophosphate kinase, producing MFDELSIVNQLSDAFPQYIGDDAAILPIDAEHSWVISKDLLIEDIHFRARYQTAESLAHKALHVNLSDIAAMGVQPEYALLGISIPPQHDAYAKQFLSEFCAACQREKVILIGGDTTPAIERLSLSVTVMGKAKNHQVKTRNQAKPGDVLCVAGNIGDAHLGFTALENNTPGLETFKKVFLNPIARVDEGVWLGEQMGVTAMMDLSDGLAIDIPKLCRASNVSAELDLSSIEKTENFMNACQQLGLDPEEAQRNGGEDYSLLLAIDAACIADIQTQFKMTFGYSFKCIGRIILESPVRYSFQKHA from the coding sequence ATGTTTGATGAACTTAGTATTGTGAACCAACTATCTGACGCTTTTCCACAATACATTGGTGATGATGCCGCTATATTACCGATAGATGCTGAGCATAGTTGGGTGATCAGCAAGGATCTGTTAATTGAGGATATCCATTTCCGTGCTCGCTACCAAACTGCAGAAAGTTTGGCGCATAAAGCCTTGCATGTGAACCTCAGCGACATCGCGGCGATGGGTGTGCAGCCAGAATATGCCTTGTTAGGCATTTCTATTCCGCCCCAGCATGACGCGTATGCAAAACAATTTTTATCTGAATTTTGTGCCGCGTGTCAACGAGAAAAGGTGATTTTAATTGGGGGTGATACAACCCCCGCGATTGAACGATTGAGTTTGAGTGTAACCGTGATGGGGAAAGCAAAGAATCATCAAGTAAAAACCCGTAATCAAGCGAAACCAGGGGATGTGTTGTGTGTTGCTGGAAATATTGGTGATGCCCATTTGGGTTTCACCGCATTAGAAAACAATACACCAGGGTTAGAGACATTTAAGAAAGTCTTTTTAAATCCAATTGCACGCGTTGACGAGGGCGTATGGCTAGGAGAGCAGATGGGTGTTACTGCCATGATGGATTTGTCGGATGGTTTGGCGATCGATATCCCTAAGCTTTGCCGGGCATCGAATGTATCGGCGGAATTGGATCTTAGTTCTATTGAAAAAACAGAAAATTTTATGAATGCATGCCAGCAATTAGGTTTAGATCCCGAAGAAGCACAAAGAAATGGCGGAGAGGATTATAGTTTGTTGCTAGCAATAGATGCTGCTTGTATTGCTGACATTCAAACACAATTTAAGATGACTTTCGGATATTCATTCAAATGCATTGGCAGAATAATCCTTGAGAGCCCAGTCCGGTATTCCTTTCAAAAACACGCATAA
- the thiD gene encoding hydroxymethylpyrimidine/phosphomethylpyrimidine kinase, which yields MKTCLTIAGSDCSGGAGIQADLKTFTVFGCYGMSVITAITAQNTCGVSACYPSELACIKEQLEVIFDDIRPDSIKIGMLFSSDIISVVADFLKEHAKDIPIVLDPVMLATSGDKLLQPDAVDALKTQLLPLATLITPNLPEAVELAGKPGDPLVLGRACLALGAQAVLIKGGHDQGEEAKDVLLQKDEEPHCLSLSRLDTKNTHGTGCTLSAAIASGLARGLSLENACEVAKKYLFEALKSAQTQQIGSGCGPVNHAWCLDTTRCISAVSA from the coding sequence GTGAAAACATGTTTAACGATTGCAGGATCAGATTGTTCTGGTGGCGCGGGAATTCAAGCCGATCTAAAAACCTTTACAGTTTTTGGTTGCTATGGGATGAGTGTGATCACGGCGATAACAGCACAAAATACCTGTGGCGTGAGCGCTTGCTATCCCAGTGAACTAGCGTGCATTAAAGAACAGCTAGAAGTTATCTTCGATGACATCAGGCCAGATAGCATTAAAATCGGCATGTTGTTTTCTTCTGATATTATTAGCGTGGTAGCAGATTTTTTAAAAGAGCATGCAAAGGACATTCCTATTGTGCTGGACCCAGTGATGCTCGCGACGAGTGGCGATAAACTATTGCAGCCTGATGCTGTTGATGCGTTAAAAACCCAGTTGCTGCCATTAGCAACGCTGATAACGCCCAATTTACCCGAGGCAGTAGAACTTGCTGGTAAACCAGGTGATCCACTAGTACTGGGAAGAGCGTGTTTGGCGCTAGGCGCACAAGCGGTACTGATAAAAGGGGGACATGATCAAGGAGAGGAGGCCAAGGATGTGTTATTACAGAAAGACGAAGAACCACATTGCTTAAGCTTGTCTCGCCTTGATACGAAAAACACGCATGGTACTGGTTGTACCTTATCTGCAGCGATTGCTTCGGGATTGGCGAGGGGATTATCGCTAGAAAATGCCTGTGAAGTTGCAAAGAAATACTTATTTGAGGCATTGAAAAGTGCCCAAACACAACAAATTGGTTCTGGCTGTGGTCCAGTGAATCATGCTTGGTGTTTGGATACCACGCGCTGCATATCCGCAGTCAGTGCCTGA
- a CDS encoding glycerophosphoryl diester phosphodiesterase — translation MKTTNTFHVGLFVLVAAAAIVLAIIGLHAGQWFSHSLYAETYFNESISGLEIGSPVKFRGVDVGKVEQIAFIRDIYGDENKTFDKEDQYIYVKMAISMADDKKKSMQVMEDTLETAIKHGLRVKLTALGFTGKSYINLDFFNAKQNPSLKYNWPPHNIYVPSVASTMTQISDNVEKLFRDLNKAHLGDILNNLNHLLKDTDEAIKQANVKVVQKKTLATLDSVTHTMNSIDELSHHLDDAVKAGQLTQTMKAISGAAMAVQGATKQLPDTLELINQTVSRANNLMADQQQSIESTIQNLSATSNNVRIVTENAKQYPSHLILGDPPKHVEPVS, via the coding sequence ATGAAAACCACTAACACCTTCCACGTCGGACTCTTTGTGCTCGTTGCCGCTGCTGCGATCGTGTTAGCTATCATTGGTTTGCATGCTGGCCAATGGTTCTCTCATTCCTTATACGCAGAAACTTATTTTAACGAAAGTATTTCTGGTTTGGAAATTGGATCTCCCGTTAAGTTTCGCGGTGTAGATGTCGGTAAGGTCGAGCAAATTGCTTTTATCCGAGATATCTATGGTGATGAAAACAAAACATTCGACAAAGAAGATCAATACATTTATGTGAAAATGGCCATCAGCATGGCGGATGACAAAAAGAAATCGATGCAGGTGATGGAAGATACCTTAGAAACTGCTATCAAACATGGATTAAGGGTTAAATTAACAGCCTTGGGCTTTACCGGAAAATCTTATATTAATTTAGATTTTTTCAATGCAAAACAGAACCCATCGCTTAAATACAATTGGCCACCACACAATATTTATGTGCCATCTGTCGCAAGTACAATGACACAAATTAGCGATAATGTTGAAAAACTATTTCGTGATCTCAATAAAGCACATCTTGGCGACATCCTTAACAATCTGAACCACTTACTAAAGGATACCGATGAGGCGATTAAACAAGCGAATGTGAAAGTCGTCCAGAAAAAAACATTGGCCACATTGGATAGCGTCACGCACACCATGAATAGCATTGATGAATTATCCCATCATCTGGATGATGCGGTGAAAGCTGGTCAGCTGACACAAACCATGAAAGCCATTTCAGGTGCTGCTATGGCGGTACAAGGTGCAACGAAACAATTGCCAGACACACTTGAATTAATTAACCAAACGGTCAGTCGCGCCAATAACTTAATGGCAGACCAACAACAATCGATTGAAAGCACGATTCAAAATCTATCTGCCACATCCAATAATGTGCGCATAGTAACTGAAAACGCAAAACAATATCCATCCCATTTAATCCTTGGTGATCCGCCTAAACATGTGGAGCCTGTTTCATGA
- a CDS encoding ABC transporter ATP-binding protein — protein MEPIIQVNNLTMAHGEHELMRDLTFSVHPGEIFVILGGSGCGKSTLMRHLIGLQSPTTGEIFIEGSELTTANATERQNILKKFGVMYQSGALFGSMTLLENVCVPLEEHTKLPPDAIEAIARQKLQLVGLGSFAHHLPAEISGGMQKRAGIARAMALDPKILFLDEPSAGLDPITSTELDQLITELARLLGITFVMVSHELSSIFSIANRVIMLDKITQSIVAEGDPKQLRAHCDNEWVKQFLNRDLVDENH, from the coding sequence ATGGAACCAATCATTCAAGTAAACAATTTAACGATGGCACACGGCGAACATGAGCTGATGCGAGACTTAACGTTTAGTGTTCATCCCGGTGAAATTTTTGTGATACTCGGTGGTTCTGGTTGTGGTAAAAGTACCTTGATGCGTCATTTAATTGGTTTGCAGTCTCCCACGACTGGAGAAATTTTTATCGAGGGTAGTGAGCTCACCACGGCTAATGCCACAGAACGTCAAAATATTTTAAAAAAGTTTGGCGTCATGTATCAAAGTGGTGCCTTGTTTGGTTCAATGACACTGCTTGAAAATGTGTGTGTACCGCTGGAAGAGCATACCAAGCTCCCACCCGATGCCATCGAGGCTATTGCAAGGCAGAAACTGCAACTCGTTGGTCTAGGCAGTTTTGCTCATCATCTGCCCGCTGAAATCAGTGGTGGTATGCAAAAACGCGCGGGTATCGCACGCGCCATGGCCTTGGATCCCAAAATCTTATTTTTGGATGAACCTTCAGCAGGTTTGGATCCCATCACGTCTACCGAGCTTGACCAACTGATCACCGAACTTGCTCGGCTTTTGGGCATTACCTTTGTGATGGTCAGCCATGAGCTATCCAGCATTTTTAGTATCGCTAATCGTGTTATTATGTTGGATAAAATCACGCAATCTATCGTCGCAGAAGGTGATCCAAAACAACTGCGTGCGCACTGTGATAATGAATGGGTAAAACAGTTTTTGAATCGGGACCTTGTTGATGAAAACCACTAA
- a CDS encoding glycoprotein endopeptidase metalloprotease, translating to MPAVSIDDSQPHVLRLAFEGILTANTLPTLWQQCIDAQQTHQPQQLIVDASAITHCDGAGISLFDVLKEKQDSSNKQFSLQGLAPKFQQLFALISQHPTDNTAKESPKLDPIARLGQATLNILDYLKANVIFLGEFLIELMYVLKHPKQLRWKDAWKFCEIVGPNALPIILLIGFLLGLIMGFQSSIALQQFGAEIYVTNLVGVSLIRELGPLMTAILITGRTASAFAAEIGTMTVNQEIDALNTMGLKPMRFLVLPRLFAATLMTPFLNIFMILAGLIGCAVVMQTLGFSMTLYLHQLQSAVTLTDLFGGLFKAFVFGIIIANIGCLHGLRTQQGASAVGQSTTQAVVSGIIMIAVFDGIFAIIYYALGL from the coding sequence ATGCCCGCGGTTTCCATCGATGATAGTCAACCTCATGTGTTACGCCTCGCATTTGAAGGCATATTAACGGCCAATACCTTGCCAACCCTTTGGCAACAATGCATCGATGCACAACAAACCCACCAACCTCAACAATTAATCGTCGATGCCTCTGCTATCACCCATTGCGATGGTGCTGGCATCAGTTTATTTGACGTACTAAAAGAAAAACAAGACAGCAGCAACAAACAATTCAGCCTGCAGGGCCTCGCGCCCAAGTTTCAACAATTGTTTGCGTTAATTTCTCAACATCCCACAGATAACACCGCCAAAGAATCACCCAAGCTTGATCCTATCGCGCGTTTAGGCCAAGCAACTTTAAATATTCTCGATTACTTAAAAGCGAATGTCATTTTTCTCGGTGAATTTCTCATCGAACTCATGTACGTATTAAAACATCCGAAACAATTACGCTGGAAAGATGCATGGAAATTCTGTGAAATTGTCGGGCCGAATGCATTACCTATTATTTTATTAATCGGTTTTTTATTGGGGCTCATCATGGGCTTTCAATCATCGATTGCTTTGCAACAGTTTGGGGCAGAAATTTACGTCACCAATTTAGTCGGTGTATCACTCATTCGTGAATTAGGCCCGTTGATGACAGCAATCTTGATCACCGGGCGTACGGCATCCGCCTTTGCCGCAGAAATCGGCACAATGACCGTGAATCAAGAAATTGATGCCCTCAACACCATGGGCTTAAAACCCATGCGTTTTTTAGTATTACCACGCTTATTTGCCGCCACCTTAATGACCCCTTTCTTAAACATTTTTATGATTTTAGCGGGCCTTATAGGTTGCGCAGTCGTCATGCAAACCCTCGGGTTTTCCATGACCTTATATCTGCATCAATTACAATCTGCCGTCACACTCACCGATTTATTTGGTGGATTATTTAAAGCATTTGTCTTTGGCATTATCATTGCAAACATTGGTTGCTTACATGGGCTGCGCACACAACAAGGTGCCAGCGCTGTCGGACAATCAACAACGCAAGCGGTTGTCAGTGGCATTATTATGATTGCAGTATTCGATGGGATATTCGCCATTATTTATTACGCGTTGGGCTTATGA
- a CDS encoding rod shape-determining protein MreD codes for MDNLQQKFSLLKISTSFIVALLLAVLPLGSQLTWWRPDWILLAMIFWLLHQPGRLSLIALLALSVLLDSLTATPLGLHGLCLVVVFYVVSHLHRQIRMFPLTQQLLAIFILSISYRTCLLIVMGMLNLPIHDYRFWLPCVTNTVSWPLLSYFLLRKQQQLRKKQKRFS; via the coding sequence ATGGATAACTTACAACAGAAATTTTCTCTTCTAAAAATCAGCACAAGTTTTATTGTTGCCTTACTGCTGGCAGTGCTACCACTTGGATCGCAATTAACTTGGTGGCGACCTGACTGGATTTTGTTGGCGATGATCTTTTGGTTATTGCATCAACCAGGTCGCCTCAGCTTAATCGCGCTCCTGGCACTCAGCGTGTTATTAGATTCACTGACAGCAACACCCTTGGGATTGCATGGACTTTGTTTGGTCGTGGTCTTTTATGTTGTCTCACACTTACACCGACAAATCCGAATGTTCCCACTGACGCAACAGCTACTCGCCATCTTCATTTTGTCGATCAGCTACCGCACCTGTCTGTTGATTGTGATGGGGATGTTAAACTTACCCATCCATGATTACCGTTTCTGGTTACCTTGCGTGACCAACACAGTCAGCTGGCCACTACTCTCGTATTTCTTGCTACGCAAGCAGCAACAACTAAGAAAGAAACAAAAACGTTTCAGTTGA